One genomic segment of Gossypium arboreum isolate Shixiya-1 chromosome 3, ASM2569848v2, whole genome shotgun sequence includes these proteins:
- the LOC108475381 gene encoding uncharacterized protein LOC108475381, with amino-acid sequence MEECNNYGHQHPLLLMLNQEQLINYGSGIADCSRCGEKVSAPCFCCAEHCGFYLHKVCAEAPLELNHPFHPHHPLLLIQNAPYLDGEYVCTFCRQDGNKSLYHCSCELDFHIKCALFTFNIAENNLKELEHVSLQDPSISTKSGDEELDDVAKCFWCWESLANYTHFSPNCGFNLHKKCAMLPLKLNHVCHRKHPLVLQFNCVPLPCKICQKTDQSGIGFVYSCSPCKFSIHIECVSPSPISEDKSHQHPFSLILRQPPSICDACGTEGNHAAYACCTCNIMVHKKCISLPRIIKSRWHHHRVSHTYFLHKEHFERLDCMICHNEVKTEYGSYYCADCNVILHVNCATRDPDFFYVVSSENEDEKPLDISLNSNTNVLERNDAGEGTIIEHFKHNHYLTLSDNIREYGDKCCDGCMLLISDSFYYCSECEFFLHKACAELPKMKPIWHHLCQLATLVLTSDNIFRCEICDFLSSGFAYKCNECGGHMCLRCASLIPDALTCPGHEHPLLYYFDFNGRCSACGGAINRAFSCKDCNYSVDSYCLLLPTRARHKCDEHLLALTYHDINDYSKHHYCDICERKRDPKRWFYHCTTCDTSAHVKCALGEHPFIKSGSIYKKGYHPHPLTFIKKIKHYPACTKCGEPCEKLALECAEPDCNYLVHWKCMNPYGSEYGFLEDKDF; translated from the coding sequence ATGGAGGAGTGTAACAATTATGGGCACCAACATCCCCTGCTTCTTATGTTGAATCAAGAGCAGCTGATCAACTATGGCAGTGGAATAGCTGACTGCTCGAGGTGTGGGGAGAAGGTGTCTGCTCCATGTTTTTGCTGTGCGGAGCACTGTGGGTTTTATCTTCACAAGGTATGTGCCGAGGCACCTTTGGAGCTTAATCATCCTTTTCATCCTCATCATCCTCTTCTTCTTATACAAAATGCACCTTATTTAGATGGAGAGTACGTTTGCACTTTCTGCCGTCAAGATGGTAACAAGTCTCTTTATCATTGCTCTTGCGAATTGGACTTTCATATTAAATGTGCtttatttacatttaatattgCCGAGAATAATTTGAAAGAGCTTGAGCATGTTTCCCTTCAAGATCCTTCAATTTCCACTAAAAGTGGTGATGAAGAACTTGATGATGTTGCTAAATGCTTTTGGTGTTGGGAATCCTTAGCAAATTATACACATTTTTCTCCTAATTGCGGATTTAATTTACATAAGAAATGTGCTATGCTGCCTCTCAAACTGAATCACGTGTGTCATCGCAAACATCCTCTTGTCCTGCAATTTAATTGTGTACCACTCCCTTGCAAAATATGCCAAAAAACTGATCAAAGTGGTATAGGATTTGTTTACTCTTGTTCTCCTTGTAAGTTCTCTATTCACATTGAATGTGTATCACCATCGCCTATTAGTGAAGATAAAAGTCACCAACATCCATTCTCTTTGATCTTGAGACAACCTCCTTCCATTTGTGATGCTTGTGGCACTGAAGGAAATCATGCTGCCTATGCATGTTGTACATGCAACATTATGGTCCATAAAAAATGCATTTCATTGCCACGCATTATCAAAAGCAGGTGGCATCACCATCGTGTTTCTCACACATACTTCCTTCACAAAGAACATTTTGAAAGACTGGATTGCATGATATGTCATAATGAGGTCAAAACAGAGTACGGAAGTTACTACTGTGCAGATTGCAATGTCATATTACATGTGAATTGTGCAACTAGAGATCCagattttttttatgttgtttCATCAGAAAATGAAGATGAGAAGCCTCTTGATATATCTTTGAACTCCAACACTAATGTTCTTGAGAGGAATGATGCAGGAGAAGGCACAATAATAGAACATTTCAAGCATAATCACTACTTAACCTTAAGCGACAACATCAGGGAGTATGGTGATAAATGTTGTGATGGATGCATGTTGCTGATCTCAGATTCATTCTACTATTGCTCTGAGTGTGAATTCTTTCTTCATAAAGCTTGCGCCGAATTACCAAAGATGAAGCCTATTTGGCATCATTTATGCCAATTAGCAACCCTTGTCCTGACTTCAGACAACATTTTCAGATGTGAAATATGTGATTTCCTTTCTAGTGGCTTTGCCTACAAATGTAACGAATGTGGAGGGCACATGTGCCTTCGATGTGCAAGTCTTATTCCTGATGCTCTAACATGTCCAGGACATGAACATCCCcttctttattattttgattttaacgGGCGGTGTAGTGCTTGTGGTGGGGCTATAAATAGGGCATTTAGCTGCAAGGATTGCAATTATTCTGTAGATTCTTATTGTCTGCTACTACCAACTAGAGCAAGGCACAAATGTGATGAGCATCTTCTTGCACTCACTTATCACGACATTAATGATTATTCAAAACATCATTACTGTGACATTTGTGAGCGAAAAAGAGATCCAAAGCGCTGGTTTTATCATTGCACAACTTGCGACACATCTGCCCATGTGAAATGTGCTCTCGGTGAACATCCATTTATCAAAAGCGGGAGCATCTACAAAAAAGGGTATCATCCGCACCCTCTCACATTTATAAAGAAGATAAAGCACTACCCTGCATGCACCAAATGTGGAGAGCCCTGTGAGAAGCTGGCTCTTGAATGTGCAGAACCAGATTGCAACTATCTCGTTCACTGGAAATGTATGAACCCATATGGCTCTGAATATGGATTCTTGGAAGATAAAGACTTTTAA
- the LOC108475380 gene encoding uncharacterized protein LOC108475380 — MEESNNYGHQHPLLLIFNQDQLIHNQSAVTDYSRCAEKVSAPCFCCAEHCGFYLHKQHGWPISNNPLLLMQKPPYSDSDGECICDFCDERCEKFIYHCSCELDFHLKCALFTFNIAENNLKELDHVALQHPLISTENGDEKLKDAAKCFGCWEPLAKYTHFSPDCGFNLHEKYAKLPFKLNHGCHRKHPLVLQFNSQRLSCKICGETSQNGSGFIYGCSPCNFVVHLECASQSSLQVIDSINHEHPFTLFLRQVPFTCDACGTEGNHVAYICGTCNIIIHKNCISLPGIIKSKWHDHRLLHTYFHHIEEFRVLDCLICHDEVNTEHGSYYCSKCTVIFHVKCVMKDKDSYEIVEHEDEESPDESVSSITVLEWSDAGEATVIEHFKHSHHLMLSDRVGEYDNKCCDRCLLPILASFYYCTQCDFFLHKVCVELPKVKHVWHHRCQPPLVLTSNKLFWCVKCHCWSSCFAYKCEECKDYTCLRCIIALTPGARTCLGHKHPLLFYTEYRGQCAACGDDDIKGLFRCKDCDFSLDHKCFSLPIMSQHKSDKHLFSLTNHDDNNYSESHFCDVCEENRDPSIWFYHCATCDTSAHVNCVLGEHPFLKLGSIIQVREDIHKHPVTVVKKIYYYPNCSYCCKPCLDLALECTGCNFIAHIECP, encoded by the exons ATGGAGGAGTCTAACAATTATGGCCACCAACATCCCCTGCTTCTTATCTTCAATCAAGACCAGCTGATCCACAATCAAAGTGCTGTAACTGATTACTCCAGGTGTGCGGAGAAGGTGTCTGCTCCATGTTTTTGCTGTGCGGAGCACTGTGGGTTTTATCTTCACAAG CAGCATGGATGGCCAATTTCCAACAATCCTCTTCTTCTTATGCAAAAGCCACCTTATTCAGATTCAGATGGAGAGTGCATTTGCGATTTCTGTGACGAAAGATGTGAGAAATTCATTTATCACTGCTCTTGCGAATTGGACTTTCATCTTAAATGTGCTTTGTTTACATTTAATATTGCTGAGAATAATTTGAAAGAGCTTGACCATGTTGCCCTTCAACATCCATTGATTTCCACTGAAAATGGTGATGAAAAACTCAAAGATGCTGCTAAGTGCTTTGGATGTTGGGAACCATTAGCAAAGTATACACACTTTTCTCCTGACTGTGGATTTAATTTACATGAGAAATACGCGAAGCTTCCTTTCAAATTGAATCATGGGTGTCATCGTAAGCATCCTCTTGTTCTACAATTTAATAGCCAACGGCTCTCTTGCAAGATATGCGGAGAAACCAGTCAAAATGGTAGCGGATTTATTTATGGTTGTTCTCCTTGTAACTTTGTTGTTCACCTTGAATGTGCATCACAATCATCGTTACAagttattgatagtataaatcaTGAACATCCATTCACCTTGTTTTTGAGACAAGTTCCATTCACTTGTGATGCGTGTGGCACTGAAGGAAATCATGTTGCCTATATATGTGGTACATGCAACATTATAATCCATAAAAATTGCATCTCATTGCCTGGTATTATCAAAAGTAAGTGGCATGACCATCGCCTTCTTCACACATATTTCCATCACATAGAAGAGTTCAGAGTTTTGGATTGTTTAATATGCCATGATGAAGTCAATACAGAGCATGGTAGTTACTATTGTTCAAAGTGCACTGTTATATTCCATGTGAAGTGTGTAATGAAGGATAAAGATTCATATGAAATAGTAGAACATGAAGATGAGGAATCTCCTGATGAGTCTGTTAGCTCCATAACCGTTCTTGAATGGAGTGATGCTGGAGAAGCCACAGTAATAGAACATTTCAAGCATAGTCACCACTTAATGTTAAGTGACAGAGTAGGTGAGTATGATAATAAATGTTGTGATAGGTGCTTGTTGCCAATCTTGGCTTCATTTTACTACTGTACACAGTGTGATTTCTTTCTCCATAAAGTTTGTGTGGAGTTACCAAAGGTAAAGCATGTTTGGCATCATCGTTGCCAACCACCATTGGTCCTTACTTCAAACAAACTATTTTGGTGTGTAAAATGTCATTGCTGGTCTAGTTGTTTTGCTTATAAATGTGAAGAATGTAAGGATTATACATGCCTTCGATGTATAATTGCTCTTACACCTGGTGCTCGCACATGTCTAGGACATAAACACCCTCTTCTTTTCTACACCGAATATAGAGGGCAATGTGCTGCTTGTGGTGATGATGATATCAAAGGGTTGTTCCGTTGTAAGGATTGTGATTTTTCTTTAGATCATAAATGTTTTTCGTTGCCTATTATGTCCCAACACAAAAGTGATAAACATCTATTTTCACTAACTAACCATGATGATAACAATTACTCAGAAAGTCATTTTTGTGATGTTTGTGAAGAAAATCGAGATCCAAGTATTTGGTTTTATCATTGTGCAACATGTGATACTTCTGCTCATGTCAATTGTGTTCTTGGAGAACATCCATTCCTCAAACTCGGGAGTATCATTCAAGTACGTGAGGACATTCATAAGCACCCTGTCACTGTTGTTAAGAAGATCTATTACTATCCGAACTGTAGTTATTGTTGTAAGCCCTGTTTAGATTTGGCTCTCGAATGTACTGGATGCAACTTCATTGCTCATATCGAGTGTCCATGA
- the LOC108475392 gene encoding uncharacterized protein LOC108475392 has protein sequence MEESNNYGHQHSLLLILNQDQLIHNQSVVTDCSRCGEKVSAPCFCCAEHCGFYLHKEPLTNYTHFSPDCGFNLHEKCAELPFKQNLVCHPKHPLVLQFNSQRLSCKICRVTRRSMESGFVYGCSPCKFVVHIECASQSALQVIKSTNHEHPFTLFNGHQHPLLLMLNQEQLIDNQSGVTDCSRCGEKVSAPSFYCAEYCGFYLHKVCAEAPVELNHPFHPNHPLLLMQKSPHLSGAYFCTFCHEFGDKFVYHCSICELDFHIKCALFTLNIAENNLKELEHVALHDPLISSENGDKKLKDVSKCFGCWEPLAMYTHFSLDCGFNLHEKCAKLPFKLNHVYHRKHPLVLQFNSKRLSCKICQETRRRGFVYGCSPCKFVAHTECASQSSLQVIKNTNHEHPFTLFLRQVPFTCDACGTEGNHVSYTCGTCNIIIHKNCISLPRIIKSKWHDHPLVHTYFHHIEDFRVLDCLICHDEVNTEHGSYYCSKCDVIFHVKCAMKDKDSYEIVENEDEMPNESSISVIERNDAGEATKIKHFKHMHNLMLGPFVGGYENSCNGCMLPISDPFYYCSECIFFLHKACAELTKMKNVWHHHCQEPLALTSDKAFECQECWHISNAFAYECCGCEENKCLRCVIALTPGARTCLKHVHPLFFYRDYEGQCNACGDTTRGYGAFCCKDCNFVLDLGCFSLPITARHKCDKHLLSLTDNDDNSYSESHHCDICEESRDANRWFYHCATCDTSAHVGCVLGSYPFLKLGSIYEETNHPHPLTIVNKKYYYPNCDKCGKPCEGVALECSKLECKYIVHWDCVTPYFLRHWWKWGM, from the exons ATGGAGGAGTCTAACAATTATGGCCACCAACATTCTCTGCTTCTTATCTTGAATCAAGACCAGCTGATCCACAATCAAAGTGTTGTAACTGATTGCTCCAGGTGTGGGGAGAAGGTGTCTGCTCCATGTTTTTGCTGTGCGGAGCACTGTGGGTTTTATCTTCACAAG GAACCATTAACAAATTATACACACTTTTCTCCCGACTGTGGATTTAATTTACATGAGAAATGCGCTGAGCTTCCTTTCAAACAGAATCTTGTGTGCCATCCTAAGCATCCTCTTGTTCTACAATTTAATAGCCAACGGCTCTCTTGCAAGATATGTCGAGTAACAAGGCGAAGTATGGAAAGTGGATTTGTTTATGGTTGTTCTCCTTGTAAGTTTGTTGTTCACATTGAATGTGCATCACAATCAGCATTACAAGTTATTAAGAGTACAAATCATGAACATCCATTCACCTTGTTTAATGGGCACCAACATCCCCTGCTTCTTATGTTGAATCAAGAGCAGCTGATCGACAATCAAAGCGGTGTAACTGATTGCTCGAGGTGTGGGGAGAAGGTGTCTGCTCCATCTTTTTACTGTGCAGAGTACTGTGGGTTTTATCTTCACAAGGTATGTGCCGAGGCACCTGTGGAGCTTAATCACCCTTTTCATCCCAACCATCCTCTTCTTCTTATGCAAAAGTCACCTCATTTATCTGGAGCGTACTTTTGCACTTTCTGCCATGAATTTGGTGACAAGTTTGTTTATCACTGCTCTATTTGTGAATTGGACTTTCATATTAAATGTGCTTTGTTTACACTTAATATTGCTGAGAATAATTTGAAAGAGCTTGAGCATGTTGCCCTTCATGATCCATTGATTTCCTCTGAAAATGGTGATAAAAAACTCAAAGATGTTAGTAAGTGCTTTGGATGTTGGGAACCATTAGCAATGTATACACACTTTTCTCTTGATTGTGGATTTAATTTACATGAGAAATGCGCTAAGCTTCCTTTCAAACTCAATCATGTTTACCATCGCAAGCATCCTCTTGTTCTACAATTTAATAGCAAACGTCTCTCTTGCAAGATATGCCAAGAAACAAGGCGAAGAGGATTTGTTTATGGCTGTTCCCCTTGTAAGTTTGTTGCTCACACTGAATGTGCATCACAGTCATCATTACAAGTTATTAAGAATACAAATCATGAACATCCGTTCACCTTGTTTTTGAGACAAGTTCCATTCACTTGTGATGCGTGTGGCACTGAAGGAAATCATGTTTCCTATACATGTGGTACATGCAACATTATAATCCATAAAAATTGCATTTCTTTGCCTCGCATTATCAAAAGTAAGTGGCATGACCATCCCCTTGTTCACACATATTTCCATCACATAGAAGATTTTAGGGTTTTGGATTGCCTAATATGCCATGATGAAGTCAATACAGAGCATGGTAGTTACTATTGTTCAAAGTGTGATGTTATATTCCATGTGAAGTGTGCAATGAAGGATAAAGATTCATatgaaatagtggaaaatgaaGATGAGATGCCCAATGAAAGTTCCATCAGTGTTATTGAGAGAAACGATGCTGGAGAAGCTACAAAAATAAAGCATTTCAAGCATATGCATAATCTAATGTTAGGTCCCTTTGTTGGAGGATATGAAAATAGTTGCAACGGGTGTATGTTGCCAATCTCGGATCCATTTTATTACTGTTCAGAATGTATTTTTTTCCTTCATAAAGCGTGTGCCGAGTTAACTAAGATGAAGAATGTTTGGCATCATCATTGCCAAGAGCCTCTCGCCCTTACTTCTGATAAAGCTTTTGAGTGTCAAGAATGTTGGCACATATCTAATGCCTTTGCTTATGAATGTTGTGGATGTGAGGAAAATAAATGTCTCCGATGTGTGATTGCGCTTACTCCTGGTGCTcgaacatgtttgaaacatgttcacCCCCTCTTTTTCTACAGAGACTACGAAGGTCAGTGCAATGCTTGTGGTGATACAACAAGGGGATATGGGGCATTTTGTTGTAAGGATTGCAATTTTGTGCTAGATCTTGGATGTTTTTCACTTCCAATTACAGCTCGCCACAAATGCGATAAGCATCTTCTTTCACTCACTGATAATGATGATAATAGTTATTCAGAGAGTCATCATTGTGATATCTGCGAAGAAAGTCGAGATGCAAATCGTTGGTTTTATCATTGTGCAACATGTGATACTTCTGCTCATGTTGGTTGTGTTCTTGGAAGCTATCCATTCCTCAAACTCGGTAGCATCTATGAAGAAACAAACCATCCACATCCACTCACCATTGTGAATAAGAAGTATTACTACCCTAATTGTGATAAATGCGGTAAGCCTTGTGAAGGTGTGGCTCTTGAATGCTCAAAGTTAGAGTGCAAGTATATTGTCCATTGGGATTGTGTAACACCCTATTTTCTACGGCATTGGTGGAAGTGGGGCATGTAG